A genomic segment from Lignipirellula cremea encodes:
- a CDS encoding gamma-glutamylcyclotransferase family protein, which produces MANTPPTPAEPLAFFVYGTLKQGECRAEFWPEPPRSIETAYITAELYDLGPYPCILPGNDRVEGELWRFPIAAMPETIEVLDQVEGYNQGTPDLYLRRVALCTTSSGIPVHAYTYFYASESIARSAARIRPGSDGYARWPASV; this is translated from the coding sequence ATGGCGAACACGCCCCCAACCCCCGCCGAACCGCTAGCGTTTTTTGTGTATGGAACCCTGAAGCAGGGCGAGTGCCGGGCCGAATTCTGGCCGGAGCCGCCACGCTCCATCGAAACGGCCTACATTACGGCCGAACTATACGACCTGGGACCGTATCCGTGTATTCTGCCCGGCAACGATCGGGTGGAGGGGGAGCTGTGGCGATTCCCGATCGCCGCGATGCCAGAGACGATCGAAGTTCTGGACCAGGTCGAGGGCTACAACCAGGGAACACCCGATCTGTACCTGCGGCGCGTCGCGCTCTGCACAACGAGCTCCGGCATCCCCGTCCACGCTTACACCTACTTTTACGCCAGCGAATCCATCGCCCGATCGGCCGCCCGGATCCGTCCCGGATCCGACGGCTACGCCCGCTGGCCCGCTTCGGTCTGA
- the queA gene encoding tRNA preQ1(34) S-adenosylmethionine ribosyltransferase-isomerase QueA, which produces MSELDQYDYELPRELIAQFPLAVRSDARLMVIDRASGDIDHFHVRNLAELVNAGDCLVVNDTRVTPARLVGKRTQTGGRWEGLYLGQDEHGVWRLLGKTRGRLQPGETITLEDRSGRPDIRLAMLTPLENGHWAARPESPEETQPLLERIGRTPLPPYIRGGQMVDADRENYQTVYARHPGAVAAPTAGLHFTPGLLDQLAKRGLHTAQVTLHVGLGTFKPISTETLAEHPMHSERYQVTEEAAAQINACRAAGGKAIAIGTTAVRTLESSVQDGQVIAGSGETNLFIRPPYKFQAVDSLLTNFHLPRSTLLVLVSTFAGQELIRRAYRMAIEERYRFYSYGDAMLIL; this is translated from the coding sequence ATGTCTGAACTTGATCAGTATGATTACGAGTTGCCCCGGGAGCTGATCGCCCAGTTCCCGCTGGCGGTCCGCAGCGACGCCCGGCTGATGGTGATCGATCGCGCGTCGGGCGATATCGATCATTTTCATGTGCGGAATCTGGCGGAACTGGTCAACGCCGGCGATTGTCTGGTGGTGAATGATACCCGAGTCACGCCTGCGCGGCTGGTAGGGAAACGGACCCAGACGGGCGGCCGCTGGGAAGGCCTGTATCTGGGCCAGGACGAGCATGGCGTCTGGCGTCTGCTGGGGAAAACGCGCGGACGCCTGCAGCCGGGAGAGACGATCACGCTCGAAGATCGCAGCGGACGTCCCGATATCCGCCTGGCCATGCTCACCCCTTTGGAGAATGGCCACTGGGCCGCCCGGCCCGAATCGCCTGAGGAAACCCAGCCGTTGCTGGAACGGATCGGACGCACCCCGTTGCCGCCGTACATTCGCGGCGGCCAGATGGTCGATGCCGATCGGGAGAACTATCAAACGGTCTACGCCCGGCATCCCGGCGCGGTGGCGGCGCCGACGGCTGGCCTGCATTTTACTCCCGGGCTGCTGGACCAGTTGGCGAAACGCGGCCTGCACACGGCCCAGGTGACGTTGCATGTAGGGCTGGGAACCTTCAAGCCGATCAGCACGGAGACGCTCGCCGAGCATCCCATGCACTCGGAACGCTACCAGGTGACGGAGGAAGCGGCCGCCCAGATCAACGCCTGTCGCGCCGCCGGCGGCAAGGCGATCGCCATCGGCACCACGGCGGTCCGCACCCTGGAATCCAGCGTGCAGGATGGCCAGGTGATCGCCGGGTCGGGCGAGACGAACCTGTTCATCCGTCCGCCGTACAAGTTTCAGGCGGTCGACTCGCTGCTGACCAACTTCCATCTGCCGCGGAGCACCCTGCTGGTGCTGGTCAGCACGTTTGCCGGCCAGGAGCTGATCCGCCGCGCCTATCGGATGGCGATCGAGGAACGCTATCGTTTCTACAGCTATGGCGACGCCATGCTGATTCTATAA
- the rsmH gene encoding 16S rRNA (cytosine(1402)-N(4))-methyltransferase RsmH produces the protein MASADSPREPVHISVMPAEVLQQIDPQPGQIIVDGTLGGGGHTAALAQAVGPTGKVLSFDRDQAAIASAERRLAGLPIEYVHANFAELPQVLADRDQEPVSAILLDLGLSSDQLADRERGFSFDADGPLDMRFDTTTGEPAWRLVETMREKPLADLIYQYGEERLSRRIARTIVEERRHTSFRTAPALADLVRRCVPRRAAGKIDPATRTFQALRIAVNDELGSLAAALEHFPEVLREGGILAVITFHSLEDRMVKRAFREDDRWLLEARKGFTASEEEIAGNPRSRSARLRVARRAGPDAHASKGRYR, from the coding sequence ATGGCCTCTGCCGATTCGCCACGAGAGCCGGTCCACATTTCGGTCATGCCGGCGGAAGTCCTGCAGCAGATCGACCCCCAGCCCGGACAAATAATCGTCGACGGCACGCTGGGCGGCGGAGGCCATACGGCCGCCCTGGCGCAAGCTGTAGGTCCCACCGGCAAAGTGCTGTCGTTTGACCGGGACCAGGCCGCCATCGCCAGTGCGGAGCGTCGCCTGGCCGGCCTGCCGATTGAGTATGTCCACGCCAACTTCGCCGAACTGCCGCAGGTGCTGGCGGATCGTGACCAGGAACCGGTCTCGGCGATCCTGCTCGACCTGGGTCTATCGAGTGATCAGCTGGCGGATCGCGAACGCGGCTTTTCGTTTGACGCCGACGGGCCGCTCGACATGCGGTTTGACACCACCACCGGCGAGCCGGCCTGGCGACTGGTCGAAACGATGCGGGAGAAGCCGCTGGCCGATCTGATTTATCAGTACGGCGAAGAACGCCTGAGCCGGCGGATTGCCCGGACCATTGTCGAAGAACGGCGACACACGTCGTTTCGCACGGCGCCTGCGCTGGCGGATCTGGTGCGACGGTGCGTGCCGCGGCGGGCCGCCGGGAAGATCGACCCGGCAACTCGCACTTTCCAAGCTTTGCGAATTGCTGTAAACGATGAACTGGGTTCTCTGGCCGCTGCGCTGGAACATTTCCCCGAGGTGCTCCGCGAAGGCGGAATACTGGCCGTGATCACCTTCCACTCGTTAGAGGACCGCATGGTCAAGCGGGCCTTCCGGGAGGACGATCGCTGGCTGCTTGAAGCACGCAAGGGATTTACCGCCAGTGAAGAGGAGATCGCCGGAAATCCTCGCAGCCGCAGCGCACGTTTACGTGTCGCGCGACGAGCGGGGCCGGACGCACACGCCAGTAAAGGACGCTACCGCTAA
- a CDS encoding acyl-CoA desaturase, with translation MSSDAIAPAAATKADAAADAPSLAAETPLAPSAASVADSPDAPASKEAHRGGDPLKRLERPKTVSRQIFWTYVAGFVILHMLALLAFVPYFFSWTGVVSIFIGNYIFGSLGINLGYHRLLTHRGLTVPKWLEYTLALCGMCCLQDAPARWVAIHRMHHQHSDDQPDPHSPLVTFFWGHIGWLIYQNKYFGTTDFYDRYARDLLKDPFYLRLERNGMFGWVYLAHAALFYLVGFLVGWAMSGNVAGGVQFGSSMLVWGVFVRTVYVWHITWAVNSVAHCWGYRNYDVSDESRNNWLIGFTNNGEGWHNNHHAHPRCAAHGHKWWEIDLTYTFIVFLEKVGLAKNVVHHTPAKKS, from the coding sequence ATGAGTTCCGATGCGATTGCCCCCGCCGCGGCCACGAAAGCCGACGCCGCGGCGGATGCTCCGTCTCTTGCGGCCGAAACTCCGCTCGCACCGTCTGCGGCCAGCGTGGCGGATTCGCCGGATGCCCCGGCGTCCAAAGAGGCGCACCGCGGCGGCGATCCGCTGAAGCGGCTGGAGCGGCCGAAAACGGTTTCCCGCCAGATTTTCTGGACGTACGTGGCCGGCTTCGTCATTCTCCACATGCTGGCCTTGCTGGCCTTTGTGCCGTACTTTTTCAGCTGGACCGGCGTGGTGTCGATCTTTATCGGCAACTACATTTTTGGATCGCTCGGCATCAACCTGGGCTACCACCGGTTGCTCACCCATCGCGGGCTGACGGTGCCGAAATGGCTGGAATACACGCTGGCCTTGTGCGGCATGTGTTGCCTGCAGGATGCTCCGGCCCGCTGGGTCGCCATTCACCGGATGCACCACCAGCACTCCGACGATCAGCCCGATCCGCACAGCCCGCTGGTGACGTTCTTCTGGGGCCATATCGGCTGGCTCATTTATCAGAACAAATACTTTGGCACGACCGACTTTTATGATCGGTACGCCCGCGACCTGCTGAAAGATCCGTTCTATCTGCGGCTGGAGCGGAACGGCATGTTCGGCTGGGTCTACCTGGCGCATGCCGCGCTGTTTTATCTGGTCGGCTTTCTGGTCGGCTGGGCGATGTCGGGCAATGTGGCCGGCGGCGTGCAGTTTGGCTCCAGCATGCTGGTGTGGGGCGTGTTCGTCCGCACTGTGTATGTGTGGCACATCACCTGGGCCGTCAATTCGGTCGCCCATTGCTGGGGTTACCGCAACTACGATGTGTCCGACGAAAGCCGGAACAACTGGTTGATCGGCTTTACCAACAACGGCGAAGGCTGGCACAACAACCACCACGCTCATCCACGGTGTGCGGCCCACGGGCACAAATGGTGGGAAATCGACCTGACCTACACGTTCATCGTGTTCCTGGAAAAAGTCGGCCTGGCCAAGAACGTGGTCCACCACACGCCGGCGAAGAAAAGCTAA
- the mraZ gene encoding division/cell wall cluster transcriptional repressor MraZ, giving the protein MLLTGKYFRSLDDKGRTPLPKPLRDALGHPDRGLLYLAPGSDGSLTAYPEDTFATFADQLAQRSPTQQDVRDFGRLFYAQVQPVEIDRQGRIRIPSDLVQLAQLTKEIVLLGVRDHLEIWNVSRWENYLAEKSLRFDQIAENAFKNPLKEVNRSPDEVDVRPTQPR; this is encoded by the coding sequence GTGCTACTAACTGGCAAGTACTTTCGCTCCCTCGACGACAAGGGACGAACCCCTTTACCCAAGCCGCTGCGGGACGCCCTGGGCCACCCCGACAGGGGCCTGTTGTACCTCGCCCCGGGGTCCGATGGATCGCTTACCGCCTATCCGGAAGATACGTTTGCAACGTTCGCCGACCAATTGGCGCAACGTTCGCCCACACAACAAGATGTGAGAGATTTTGGACGTCTCTTTTATGCCCAGGTGCAGCCTGTGGAGATCGACCGCCAGGGGCGGATTCGGATCCCATCGGACCTGGTTCAACTGGCCCAGCTGACGAAAGAAATCGTTTTGCTGGGCGTGCGTGATCATCTCGAAATCTGGAACGTCTCGCGGTGGGAAAACTACCTCGCCGAAAAGTCCCTTCGGTTTGACCAGATCGCCGAAAACGCCTTTAAAAACCCCCTGAAAGAGGTGAACCGCTCGCCCGACGAAGTGGACGTTCGTCCCACGCAACCGCGTTGA
- a CDS encoding LysM peptidoglycan-binding domain-containing protein: MNQPQKFQTEVRLGMAVLVLLVIGLGAAAWRRFQMQPATKPLAAATSVAPQSANAGQRPSTSIPANRLLADHGATNPDTNAAPAPRSGGSFTTFRENYTSDTAGAAASSDQLPSPRNTLTPASSSSRPPAAEPPSAFSPRTYPVQPAANHDAANTRPNAAPAAFEAPVTNPPGGAFNPYGGNARPTGAAAIPSTDTASEYAGPAAGPVHPASASLPLPAPRAFTAGQGLPPAQTLPNDSFWMISERAYGTGVYFKALYQHNRDQFPYPDRLPTGAPLQIPPLAELQVLYPDLCPEPEAAAPKENVLPEATRRRLYSVRNGDTLYEIARRELGEGSRWTDIYRLNQAKLGDRYDNLPVDMQLVLPE, translated from the coding sequence ATGAATCAGCCGCAAAAGTTTCAGACGGAAGTCCGCCTTGGCATGGCGGTGCTAGTCCTGCTGGTGATTGGCCTGGGCGCCGCCGCCTGGCGCCGGTTTCAAATGCAGCCAGCGACGAAGCCCCTGGCCGCCGCGACCTCGGTCGCTCCCCAAAGCGCCAACGCAGGGCAGCGTCCGTCGACGTCGATACCTGCGAATCGGCTCCTGGCGGACCACGGCGCGACGAATCCTGACACAAACGCCGCCCCGGCGCCGCGATCCGGCGGCAGCTTCACGACATTCCGTGAAAATTACACCAGCGACACGGCGGGAGCCGCCGCCTCGTCCGATCAGCTGCCGTCCCCCCGGAACACGCTGACGCCGGCAAGCTCGTCTTCCAGGCCGCCTGCGGCAGAACCGCCGAGCGCTTTCTCGCCCCGGACTTACCCGGTGCAGCCGGCTGCGAACCATGATGCGGCGAACACCAGGCCGAACGCGGCTCCGGCCGCTTTTGAAGCTCCGGTAACCAACCCGCCCGGCGGCGCGTTTAATCCGTACGGCGGCAATGCCCGTCCGACCGGAGCTGCGGCCATTCCGTCGACCGACACGGCGTCCGAATACGCTGGCCCGGCCGCCGGTCCGGTGCATCCGGCTTCGGCGTCGCTGCCGCTGCCTGCCCCCCGGGCTTTCACTGCGGGTCAGGGGTTGCCGCCAGCGCAAACGCTGCCGAACGACAGCTTCTGGATGATCTCCGAGCGGGCCTACGGCACAGGCGTTTATTTCAAGGCCTTGTACCAGCATAACCGCGACCAGTTCCCCTACCCGGATCGTTTGCCGACAGGCGCGCCGCTTCAGATTCCGCCGCTGGCGGAACTGCAGGTGCTGTACCCCGACCTGTGCCCCGAGCCGGAGGCGGCGGCGCCGAAAGAGAACGTGTTGCCCGAGGCGACGCGACGAAGGCTGTACAGCGTGCGCAACGGCGACACGCTTTATGAAATCGCCCGGCGAGAACTGGGCGAAGGCAGCCGCTGGACCGACATCTACCGGCTCAATCAGGCGAAACTGGGCGACCGCTACGACAACTTGCCAGTCGACATGCAACTGGTCCTGCCGGAGTAG
- a CDS encoding glycosyltransferase — translation MKSENRTPLRLALVITELEVGGAERCLANLALHVDRERFAPQVYSLGPRPIGDQAALVDQLEAAGVPLHFLNAASLRHLPGAVLKLQRLLQEQQAQVIQSFLFHANVVSGLAARRLPAGLAFGIRVADPRRWRQQAERWLSRHAQQIVCVSQSVARFAAEAGFAPDKLAVIPNGIDLDAIPPDGATKEMSAWGAPGRKGILFVGRLHPQKGVDLLLQAAPAMLAAAPEHDLFLAGDGPERAACERLAASSGMGSRIHFLGWRPDVGRIMAASDLFLLPSRWEGMPNALIEAMAHGLPVVVSQVEGVAEVLGPQHGEQLFTPGDAAELQEKATRLLANPLAMARLGAANRHRIGEAFTLPGMVRQYENLWGMLASTGS, via the coding sequence GTGAAATCCGAGAACCGTACCCCCCTGCGACTGGCGCTGGTGATTACCGAGCTGGAAGTCGGCGGCGCCGAACGCTGCCTGGCGAATCTAGCGCTGCATGTCGACCGGGAACGCTTCGCCCCCCAGGTCTATTCGCTCGGCCCGCGTCCCATCGGCGATCAGGCGGCCCTGGTCGATCAGCTGGAGGCGGCCGGAGTCCCGCTGCATTTCCTCAACGCGGCCAGCCTGCGCCATCTGCCCGGCGCCGTGCTGAAACTGCAACGCCTGCTGCAGGAACAACAAGCCCAGGTGATCCAGTCGTTCCTGTTCCACGCCAATGTGGTCAGCGGTCTGGCCGCGCGACGCCTGCCGGCCGGACTGGCGTTTGGGATCCGCGTCGCTGATCCCCGCCGCTGGCGCCAGCAGGCGGAACGCTGGCTCTCGCGGCATGCACAACAGATCGTCTGCGTCAGCCAGTCCGTCGCCCGGTTTGCCGCAGAGGCGGGATTTGCGCCCGACAAACTGGCCGTGATCCCTAACGGCATCGACCTGGACGCCATCCCTCCCGACGGAGCGACCAAGGAGATGTCGGCCTGGGGCGCGCCTGGCCGGAAGGGCATTCTGTTCGTCGGCCGCCTGCACCCCCAGAAAGGGGTCGACCTGCTGCTTCAGGCGGCGCCAGCGATGCTAGCTGCCGCCCCGGAGCATGATCTGTTCCTGGCAGGGGATGGGCCGGAACGCGCCGCCTGCGAACGTTTAGCGGCCTCCAGCGGGATGGGTAGTCGGATCCACTTTCTCGGCTGGCGGCCCGATGTGGGGCGAATCATGGCGGCCAGTGACCTGTTCCTGCTCCCTTCACGGTGGGAAGGGATGCCGAACGCCCTGATTGAAGCGATGGCGCACGGGCTGCCAGTCGTCGTCAGCCAGGTGGAGGGGGTCGCCGAAGTGCTCGGCCCCCAGCACGGGGAGCAGTTGTTCACGCCGGGCGATGCCGCCGAGCTGCAGGAAAAAGCCACTCGCCTGCTGGCCAATCCACTTGCGATGGCCCGACTGGGTGCGGCCAATCGACACCGCATCGGTGAGGCCTTCACGCTCCCCGGAATGGTCCGTCAGTACGAAAATCTTTGGGGAATGCTAGCATCGACCGGGTCCTGA